CTCGGCACCGTGCTGGCGCTGGTCTCCGTGGTGCTGCTGGGACTGCTGCCCCGGCTCGCGCTGATGGCCTCCGGCCTCACCGCGCTGGACGACCGCCGCTCCGGCGGCACCTCGGTGAGCCGTCACGAGGTGACCAACGCGCTCGCCGCGACCCACCGGGGGCTCGCCCTCGCGACCGTCGTCACCGCCGCGTCGGCGGCCGTCGGCGGCTGGCTGCTCACCCGGGCCGAGGAGCAGACCGTGTGGACGGCGACCCTCCCGGTCGTGGTCACGGTGGTCCTGCTCTCCAGGGCCCGGGCCTTCCCGCTGGTCGCCGAGGTGGTCGCGCTGCTGGCCGCGGCGTCCGCGCTGGTGGTCCGGCTGGTCGTGGTCTGGCTCGACCACTCCGGCGGCGTCGGACCGCTGCTGGTGCTCGCCGCCGCCGCGGTGGTGCCGCTGGTGGTCCTCGCGGTGGAGCCGCCCGAGCACGTCCGCGTCCGGTTGCGGCGCACGGCCGACCTGGTCGAGTCCATCGGCATGGTGGCGCTGTTCCCGCTCGCGGTCGGTGTGTTCGGCGTGTACGGACAGCTCCTCGACAAGTTCTGACGTCACCACGGCGGCAGCAGAAGGCAGCGGAAGACAGCGGCAGGAAGAAGAAGGACGGACATGCCGAACGGGGACAACTGGCAGGCCGATGTGTTGAAGGACCTGCGCGGCGGCACCCACCGCCCACCGGCCCCGGCCCGACCCGGCGCCCCCCGGCCCGACCCGGCCGACGCGCCGGACCGGTCGACGCCGCCCGACCCGTCGGCCCCGGGGGAGCCCCTGCCGGGCCCGGCGCCCGAGCCATCCGCCCCCGGGCAGTCGCCGACCGAGGACGACGCGCCCCAGGACGCGGTGCCGCAGCCGCCCCACGAGCGTCCCGCGCCCGGACCGTCCGCCGCCGGACCCCCTCCGTCCGGGCGGCCCGCGCACAGCGCCCCGGAGCACGGCCTCCCCGGAGCCGGGCAGACCGCCGCGGACCCGGTGCCCCGGCGGCCGGTGCACGAAGCCGCCGTACCGGGGCAGTCGCCGTCTCCGCAGCCGCCCCATGAGCGTTCCGCGCCCGGACCGTCCGCCGCCGGATCCCCTCCGTCCGGGCCGGTGGCGACGCCGTCCGGGTGGCTCGCGGACGAGGGCGGCCTGCCGGGTCCGTCGTCGGCGGTGTCCGGGCCGTCCGTCCCCCCGGCGTCGCCGTCCGGCCGGTCGGTGGCCCCTCCGTCCGGGTGGTCCGCGCAGGGCGCTCCGGAGTCCGGCCTCCCCGGGGTCGGGCAGCCCGCCGCGGGCCCGGTGGCCCGGGGGGCCGCGGGTGAAGCCGCCGCCCCGGGGCCGTCGTCGGCGGGGCCCCACCGGGCCGCGGACAGCACCTCCGCCGTGCCCGGCCCGGCGCCGTACGAAGGCGCCCTGCCGGCCTGGCCGGCGCATGGGCCGTCCGGCTCCGGCGCGGCGCACGCGGCGTCCCTCCCCGGGCCGCCCGCGCCCGTTCCGGAGCAGGGGATGCCCTCCGGGCAGACCCGGCAGCCGCCCCCGGCGTACGGGACGCCCGCCCGGCGGCCCGCGCCGGAGTCGCGGCCCGTGCTCGACCGGGGGCTCGCCGGGATCGGGCAGCGCGCCCGGCACGGCGAGAGCGCGGCCGTCCGCGCGGGACGGACGCTGCGGCAGACGGTCTCGTCCTCGACCGCGCGGGAGGTCGCCGAGGCCACCCGTACCGCCGAAACGCTCCAGCAGCCCGTCACCACGGGCCGTCAGATAGCCGTCACCTCCATCCGCGGCGGCTCCGGCAAGAGCACCCTCGCCGCGCTGCTCGGGCTCACCTACGCGCACTACCGCCAGGACCCCGTCCTGTTCGTGGAGGCCGACCCGGCCCTCGGGTCCCTGCCGCTGCGCCTCGGCGCCGAGACGCTCCGCTGGACCACCGGCGACCTCGCCGCGATCGTCGAACCGCAGATGTCCCTGCTCGACATCACCGGCTATCTGGTCCAGCTCCCCGACAACGCCTGGCTGCTCCCCGGCAGCCAGGGCCAGATCGGCGCCATGCTCGACCTGCGCTCCTACGAACGCGTCATGGTGGCGCTGCGCCGCTACTTCGGTGTCACCGTCGTCGACTGCGAGACCCTGCCCGCCGAGGTCGCCCGGGTCGCCCTGACCGCCTCCCAGGCCAGGGTGCTCGCCGCCCCCGCCACCCTGGAGGGCGTCAGCAGCGCCTACGCCGTCCTCCAGTGGCTCCAGGGCCTGCCCCGGCATGTCATCGCGGGCACCGTCGTCACCCTCACCGAACTGTCCCCGCACAGCGGGCTCGATCTGGACGAGGCCGCCGAACTGCTCCGCTCCACCGGCGCCGGGGTGCACCTCCTGCCCTACGACCGGCATCTCGCGGGCGGCGGCGCCCTGCGCACCGAACGCCTGGCCCTGCCCACCCGGCAGGCCGCCACCCGGCTCGCGGCGGACGTCCTCCAGCTCTCCCTGAAACGCCACTAGGCCATGGAGTCCGCATCCCGTCCGGTCGACACCCCCCGGACCCGCGCGCCCGCCGCGCCGCCGCCGGTCGCCGGTGTCCCCCCGTGCCCGGCGGCCCGGGGCGGGGGTGCCCCGGCGGAGCGAGGGGGAGTACCCCCGTTCCCCGCCTCGCGACCGCACGCACTGCACGTACCGCACGCACCGGACGCCGCCGGCCCCGCGCTCCGGGCGGGCGGCGCTCCGGTGCCGACACTCCGCCACTGCCACTGCCACCGCCACCGGCACCGAGCGGCCCCGCGCCACCGAACCGACGACCGGACACCACGATGAGCACCCGACTGATACACCGCCCGGCCCGGACCACCCGGCCGCCGGCCGCGCCGACCGACCGCGTCATCGAGGCCCCGCCCAACCTGCCCGAGGGCACGGCGGGCGGCATCGCCATGTCCCTGCTGCCCGTGGCCGGGGTGATGTCCTCGGTCGTGATGATGACCGTCGTCCGCAACAGCCAGTTCGCCGCGCTCGGCGCGCTGATCCTGCTGGTCACCGTCATCGGCTCGCTCGCCCTCGTCTTCTCCCAGCGGGGGAAGGCCCAGCGCACCCGCCGCACCCAGCGCGAGGCGTACCTCGCCTATCTGGAGGAGCTGCGCGAGGAGCTGTCCGCGGAGGAACGCGAACGCCGCGAGCGCGCCGGGGTGCTCGACCCGCCCCCGTCCGCCCTCTACGACATCGTCCGCGACCCGGCCCGGCTGTGGGAGCGCCGCCGCGGCGACGAGGACTTCCTGCGGGTCCGGGTCGGCACCGGCGAGACGCCCGTACGGGAGCTGCGGATCGCCGACCCGGGCTCCACGGTGCTGACCCCGCCGGACCGCTTCATGCTCAACGAGGCGTCCGCGCTGCGGGACCGGTTCCGCACCGGCACCGAACTCCCGCTCACCGTCCCCCTGGACCGCGTCGGCGACGTCAGCGTCATCGGCCCCCGCGAGGACTGCCTGCGGCTCGTCCGCGCCCTGCTGACGCAGACCGCCGCCGCGCACGCCCCCGACGACGTCGCCGTCGCCCTCGCCGTCCCCGGCGAGCGGATGGCGGACTGGGAGTGGGCCAAGTGGCTGCCCCACCTCCTCGACCAGGAACGGTTCGACGGCCCCGTGGCCGCCCGCCGGATCGCCCCCTCCCTGCCGCAGCTCGCCCGCGCCCTCGGCGCGGAGCTGCGGCGCCGGGCCTCCTACGCGGCCGAGGTGCGGCGCGGACTCTCCGGCCCGGGCGCCCTCGGGCTGACCTCCCGGCTGCTGGTGATCGCCGACGGGCACGGCGCGGACGCCGTGGAGCTGCCGCTCCCCGACGAGGCCGTCGGGCTGCGCGAGATGGGCGTCACCGTGCTCCATCTGCTGGAGCGGCGGGTGCAGGAGCCCGGCCGGGTCGCGGTCCGGATCACCGTCGACGGCGACCGGACGCACATCGAGGATCTGCGGGGGGACGAGCCGGTCGGCGCCCACGGCACCACCGACGCCGCCGGGACCCCGTTCGCCGAGGGCCTGGCCCGGATGCTCGCCCCGCTGCGGCTGTCCGCCGAGTCCCTGGCCGACGCCCCGCTCTCCGGCCCCGTCGACTTCGCCGAACTCCTCGGCATCGACGACGTCGCCCGGCTCGACCTCGACCGGCTGTGGGCGCCCCGCGCGGAGCGCGCGTTCCTGCGGGTCCCGATCGGTGTCGGCGACTCCCGCGAACCCGTCCTGCTCGACCTCAAGGAATCCTCCGAGCTGGGCATGGGCCCGCACGGGCTCTGCGTGGGCGCCACCGGCTCCGGCAAGTCGGAGCTGCTGCGCACCCTCGTCCTCGCGCTGGCCGCGACCCATCCGCCCCAGGACCTGGCGCTGGTCCTCGTCGACTACAAGGGCGGCGCCACCTTCGCGCCGTTCGCGGGGCTGCCGCACGTCGCCGGGGTCATCACCAACCTGGAGAACCAGGCCGGTCTGGTGGAACGCGTCCACGCCTCCCTCGCCGGCGAGGTCAAACGCCGCCAGCAGGTCCTCAAGGACGCCGGGAACGTCGCCGACATCGGCGACTACGCGGCCCTGCGCGCCGACCGCCGCCCCGACCTCGCCCCGTTGCCCCATCTCTTCGTCGTCATCGACGAGTTCGGCGAACTGCTCACCGCCAAACCCGACTTCATCGACCTCTTCCTCTCCATCGGCCGGATCGGCCGCTCCATCGGCGTCCATCTCCTCCTCTCCAGCCAGCGGATCGAGGGCGGGCGGCTCAAGGGCCTGGACACCTATCTCTCGTACCGGCTGGGGCTGCGGACCTTCTCCGCCGACGAGTCCCGCACCGTGCTGGACACCGCCGACGCCTTCCAGCTCCCGCCGCTGCCCGGCTTCGGCTATCTGAAGGTGGACACCAGCCACTACGAGCGGTTCAAGGCGGGCTATGTCTCGGGCGGCTACCGGGGCCCGGTCCGGCGGTCCGGCTCCGGGTCCTCCGGGTCCCTCGGCGATGGCGGCGGCGACGGGGAGAGCGGCCCGCTGGCCCTGGAGTACCCGGCGTTCAACACCCTCGGCGGCCCGGAGCGGGGCCCGGCGGAACCGGCCGCCCGCCGCCGGGAGACCGGCCCCACCGAGATGGGCGTCATGGTGGAGCAGTTGGAGCGCGCCGCCGTCGAGCCGGTCCGGCAGATCTGGCTGCCGCCGCTGCCCGCGGCCCTCACCCTCGACGCCGTCGCGGGACCGCTGGAGGTGGGGGAGCGCGGCACCCAGCTCGCCCGCCGCCGCGGCCCGCTCCAGATCCCGCTGGGGCTGCTCGACGACCCCACCCGGCAGTGGCAGGGGCAGTGGTTCCTCGATCTCACCCTCGCGGGCGGGCACGCAGCCGTCATCGGCGGGCCCCAGTCCGGCAAGACCACCCTGCTGCGGACCCTTGTCCTCGCGCTGGCGCTCACGCACACCCCGCGGGAGGTCGGGATCTACGGGCTCGACCTCGCGGGCGGCGGCCTCCAGGCGCTCGGCGGACTGCCGCACGTCGGCGGGGTCGCGGGCCGCGCCGACCGGGAGCGGGCCGCCCGGACCGTCGAGGAGGTCCGCGCCATGCTGGCCCTGCGCGAGGAGCTGTTCCGGGTGCACGGCATCGACTCCGTCGAGCAACTGCGCGCCCGGCACGCCGCGGGCGGCCTCCCCGAGCTGGCCTCCGCCGACATCGTGCTGGTCGTCGACGGCTTCGGCGCGCTCCGCGACGACTTCGAAGAGCTGGACGACGCCGTGGTGGACATCCTCCGGCGCGGCAGCGGCTACGGCATCCATGTCGTCGCGGCCATGTTCCGCTGGAACGATGTCCGCATCGCCACCCAGTCCGCCTTCGGCACCCGGGTCGAGCTGCGGCTCAACGATCCCTCCGAGTCCAGTGTGGAGCGGCGGCTCGCCGAGACCCTGACCCCGGACGAACCGGGCCGGGTGCTGACGGACGGCAAGCTGTTCGCGCAGGCCGCCCTGCCCCGTACGGACGGCCGCCCCGACCCCGACGGCCTCGGCCCGTTCCTGGAGCACACCGCCCGGACGGTCCGCGCCACCTGGGGCGGGGAGCGGGCGCAGCCGGTCCGGGTGCTGCCGCAGCTCGTCCAGGCGGAGGAGCTGCCGGGTCCGGCGGCCGAGCCGCACCGGGTCCCGATCGGCCTGGACCAGTCGGCGCTGGAGCCGGTGCTGCTGGACCTGTTCGCCCACGACCAGCATCTGCTGATCATGGGCGACAGCGAGTGCGGCAAGACGAGCCTGCTGCGGACCCTCGCGAACGGGCTGGTCGAGCGGTACCGGGAGGAGGAACTCGTCCTCGCCGTGATGGACCCCCGGCGCGGGCTGCGCGGCGCGGTCCCCGAGGAGTTCCTCGGCGGCTACGCGTACAACACCAAGCTGGCCGCCGGGCTCTCCGCCGGGATCGCGACCGAGCTGGAACGGCGGCTCCCCGACGAGAGCGCCTCCCTGGCGGCGCTGGAGCCCGGGAGTTGGGGGAGCGGGCCGAGGATCGTCGTCCTCGTCGACGACTACGACGTCCTCACCACCGCCGGACAGAACCCGCTCGCGCCCTTCCTGCCGTATCTGCCGTCCGCCGTCGACATCGGGCTGCACTTCGTGGTGACCCGGCGGGTCGCGGGGGCGTCGCGCGGGGTGTACGAGCCGCTGGTGCAGGGGTTGCGCGAGTCGGGCGCCACGGCGCTGGTGATGGCGGGGGACCGGAGCGAGGGGCAGCTCTTCCCGGGGGTGTACGCCGCGCACCAGCCGCCGGGGCGCGGGGTGCTGGTACGCCGGGGACGGCCGAACCGGCTGATCCAGACCGTGTACACGGCGGCCCGATGACGATGACGATGACGGCGATGACGACGACGGTGACGACGACGGTGGCGGTGACGACGATGATGGCGACGGTGGCGGTGACGACGAGGGCGGCGGTTGTGGTGACGGCGGACGCCCCGGCGACTTCCACGGCCCGGACGGACGAAGGACCGTTTCCCTCATGACCAAGGACATGATCGCTCTCACCCCCCGGATGCCCGACCCGGCGACCGTGCTCGCGGGGCTGCTCGCGGGCGGCCCGGACCGGCTGCTCGGCACCGGGGCGGAGGGGGCCGTGATCCAGCTCTGCGACGCCCAGGGCCGCCCCCTGGTGTCGGTGGAGGCCCCGTTGCTGATCCAGGTGGAGGGCGAGGCGGAACGGCTGCTGGGGGCAGAGCCGC
The nucleotide sequence above comes from Streptomyces clavuligerus. Encoded proteins:
- a CDS encoding MinD/ParA family ATP-binding protein — encoded protein: MPSGQTRQPPPAYGTPARRPAPESRPVLDRGLAGIGQRARHGESAAVRAGRTLRQTVSSSTAREVAEATRTAETLQQPVTTGRQIAVTSIRGGSGKSTLAALLGLTYAHYRQDPVLFVEADPALGSLPLRLGAETLRWTTGDLAAIVEPQMSLLDITGYLVQLPDNAWLLPGSQGQIGAMLDLRSYERVMVALRRYFGVTVVDCETLPAEVARVALTASQARVLAAPATLEGVSSAYAVLQWLQGLPRHVIAGTVVTLTELSPHSGLDLDEAAELLRSTGAGVHLLPYDRHLAGGGALRTERLALPTRQAATRLAADVLQLSLKRH
- a CDS encoding type VII secretion protein EccC, whose translation is MSTRLIHRPARTTRPPAAPTDRVIEAPPNLPEGTAGGIAMSLLPVAGVMSSVVMMTVVRNSQFAALGALILLVTVIGSLALVFSQRGKAQRTRRTQREAYLAYLEELREELSAEERERRERAGVLDPPPSALYDIVRDPARLWERRRGDEDFLRVRVGTGETPVRELRIADPGSTVLTPPDRFMLNEASALRDRFRTGTELPLTVPLDRVGDVSVIGPREDCLRLVRALLTQTAAAHAPDDVAVALAVPGERMADWEWAKWLPHLLDQERFDGPVAARRIAPSLPQLARALGAELRRRASYAAEVRRGLSGPGALGLTSRLLVIADGHGADAVELPLPDEAVGLREMGVTVLHLLERRVQEPGRVAVRITVDGDRTHIEDLRGDEPVGAHGTTDAAGTPFAEGLARMLAPLRLSAESLADAPLSGPVDFAELLGIDDVARLDLDRLWAPRAERAFLRVPIGVGDSREPVLLDLKESSELGMGPHGLCVGATGSGKSELLRTLVLALAATHPPQDLALVLVDYKGGATFAPFAGLPHVAGVITNLENQAGLVERVHASLAGEVKRRQQVLKDAGNVADIGDYAALRADRRPDLAPLPHLFVVIDEFGELLTAKPDFIDLFLSIGRIGRSIGVHLLLSSQRIEGGRLKGLDTYLSYRLGLRTFSADESRTVLDTADAFQLPPLPGFGYLKVDTSHYERFKAGYVSGGYRGPVRRSGSGSSGSLGDGGGDGESGPLALEYPAFNTLGGPERGPAEPAARRRETGPTEMGVMVEQLERAAVEPVRQIWLPPLPAALTLDAVAGPLEVGERGTQLARRRGPLQIPLGLLDDPTRQWQGQWFLDLTLAGGHAAVIGGPQSGKTTLLRTLVLALALTHTPREVGIYGLDLAGGGLQALGGLPHVGGVAGRADRERAARTVEEVRAMLALREELFRVHGIDSVEQLRARHAAGGLPELASADIVLVVDGFGALRDDFEELDDAVVDILRRGSGYGIHVVAAMFRWNDVRIATQSAFGTRVELRLNDPSESSVERRLAETLTPDEPGRVLTDGKLFAQAALPRTDGRPDPDGLGPFLEHTARTVRATWGGERAQPVRVLPQLVQAEELPGPAAEPHRVPIGLDQSALEPVLLDLFAHDQHLLIMGDSECGKTSLLRTLANGLVERYREEELVLAVMDPRRGLRGAVPEEFLGGYAYNTKLAAGLSAGIATELERRLPDESASLAALEPGSWGSGPRIVVLVDDYDVLTTAGQNPLAPFLPYLPSAVDIGLHFVVTRRVAGASRGVYEPLVQGLRESGATALVMAGDRSEGQLFPGVYAAHQPPGRGVLVRRGRPNRLIQTVYTAAR